A region of Paractinoplanes abujensis DNA encodes the following proteins:
- a CDS encoding winged helix-turn-helix domain-containing protein produces MSDDFKVTDPRTLRAYAHPLRVRLIGLLRSDGPMTATRAAAELDDNVPNCSFHLRQLAKYGFAERVPGADGRERPWRATAHTTSWDDDTDDPAMRAATDQLNSVLLGIFTQRAQDYLASRADEPAEWRAAAGFGDLLIHVTPDELRELDEQIQELAARFHHRATDPAARPAGSRPIQIIQMAIPRGPVPR; encoded by the coding sequence ATGAGCGATGATTTCAAGGTCACCGATCCGCGCACGCTCCGGGCCTACGCGCACCCGTTACGCGTACGGCTGATCGGTCTCCTACGCTCCGACGGGCCCATGACCGCGACCCGGGCCGCGGCCGAGCTCGACGACAACGTGCCCAACTGCTCGTTCCACCTGCGGCAACTGGCCAAATACGGGTTCGCCGAGCGGGTGCCGGGGGCCGACGGGCGCGAGCGGCCGTGGCGGGCCACCGCGCACACGACCTCGTGGGACGACGACACCGACGACCCGGCCATGCGGGCGGCCACCGACCAGCTCAACAGCGTGCTGCTCGGCATCTTCACGCAACGCGCGCAGGACTATCTGGCCAGCCGGGCCGACGAGCCGGCCGAGTGGCGGGCCGCGGCCGGGTTCGGCGACCTCCTGATCCACGTCACACCCGACGAACTGCGCGAGCTCGACGAGCAGATCCAGGAACTGGCGGCCCGCTTCCACCACCGGGCCACCGACCCCGCGGCCCGGCCCGCCGGATCCCGCCCGATCCAGATCATCCAGATGGCGATCCCGCGCGGGCCGGTGCCCCGATGA
- a CDS encoding NADH-quinone oxidoreductase subunit NuoF family protein has protein sequence MSASQVPPVTSIGTPRITAGFDEYGRLDLLAHQEVHGGFAALSSGELIGLADRIELRGRGGAGFPFARKVRAVLDSCRRQELPPVIVVNATEGEPPSWKDKAVLTRAPHLILDGAALAAAALDAEEIVIGIADDGIGQSSLTAALAERRMPCPTRIVTVPHRFISGEGGALVRGINGEAHIPPGRKVRSSDNGVMGLPTLLSNAETYSQLAIAARLGPWEYNAVGIPEEPGTVMLTVGGSATNPAVVEAPTGTPLMDVLNMCGADIGPGLLVGGYHGKWITAEAAQTVTISRKGFAGVGGTLGAGMLIPIGSKTCPLGEVSQVVQYLAGESAGQCGPCRLGLPDLARAVTLVSLGGNAVENVRQAAGVVKGRGACSHPDGTARFALSALEVFAKDVEAHTNGEGCGKSVRGILPLPYTAEQGARRLAVDWSRCDGHGLCSAVAPEIIRLDANGFPAFPQTPLPPWLENGARKAVNVCPALALRLTEAAK, from the coding sequence TTGAGCGCGTCGCAGGTTCCGCCGGTCACCTCGATCGGCACGCCGCGGATCACCGCGGGCTTCGACGAGTACGGCCGTCTCGACCTGCTCGCGCACCAGGAGGTGCACGGCGGGTTCGCGGCCCTGTCCTCCGGTGAGCTGATCGGTCTGGCCGACCGGATCGAGCTGCGCGGACGCGGCGGTGCGGGTTTCCCGTTCGCCCGGAAGGTGCGCGCGGTGCTCGACTCGTGCCGCCGGCAGGAGCTGCCGCCGGTGATCGTGGTCAACGCGACCGAGGGTGAGCCCCCGTCCTGGAAGGACAAGGCGGTGCTGACCCGGGCCCCGCACCTGATCCTGGACGGGGCCGCGCTGGCCGCGGCCGCCCTCGACGCCGAGGAGATCGTCATCGGCATCGCCGACGACGGCATCGGTCAGAGCTCACTCACCGCGGCCCTGGCCGAGCGGCGCATGCCCTGCCCGACCCGCATCGTCACGGTGCCGCACCGGTTCATCTCCGGTGAGGGTGGCGCGCTGGTGCGCGGCATCAACGGCGAGGCGCACATCCCGCCCGGCCGCAAGGTGCGCTCCAGCGACAACGGCGTCATGGGTCTGCCCACCCTGCTCTCCAACGCCGAGACGTATTCGCAGCTGGCGATCGCGGCCCGGCTCGGCCCGTGGGAGTACAACGCGGTCGGCATCCCCGAGGAGCCGGGCACGGTCATGCTGACCGTGGGCGGCTCGGCCACCAACCCGGCAGTGGTCGAGGCGCCGACCGGCACCCCGCTCATGGACGTGCTCAACATGTGCGGCGCCGACATCGGCCCGGGCCTGCTGGTCGGCGGCTACCACGGCAAGTGGATCACCGCCGAGGCCGCGCAGACCGTCACGATCTCCCGCAAGGGGTTCGCCGGCGTGGGCGGCACGCTGGGCGCCGGCATGCTGATCCCGATCGGCTCCAAGACCTGCCCGCTGGGCGAGGTCTCTCAGGTCGTGCAATACCTGGCGGGCGAGTCGGCCGGTCAGTGCGGCCCCTGCCGGCTGGGCCTGCCCGACCTGGCCCGCGCGGTCACGCTGGTCTCGCTGGGCGGCAACGCGGTGGAGAACGTGCGCCAGGCGGCCGGTGTGGTCAAGGGCCGCGGCGCGTGCAGCCACCCCGACGGCACGGCCCGGTTCGCGCTGTCCGCGCTCGAAGTGTTCGCCAAGGACGTGGAGGCGCACACCAACGGCGAGGGCTGCGGCAAGAGCGTACGGGGAATTCTGCCCCTGCCTTACACGGCGGAGCAGGGCGCGCGGCGGCTCGCGGTGGACTGGTCGCGGTGCGACGGGCACGGGCTCTGCTCGGCCGTGGCCCCCGAGATCATCCGGCTCGACGCCAACGGCTTCCCGGCGTTCCCGCAGACGCCGCTGCCGCCGTGGCTCGAGAACGGCGCCCGTAAGGCCGTCAACGTCTGCCCGGCGCTGGCCCTGCGACTCACGGAGGCGGCCAAGTGA
- a CDS encoding PspC domain-containing protein gives MNAVHDSMSRQGLSRPREGRLLAGVVAGLARRFGIDPWLARLLFVVVLLAIPGSQILVYPILWIVMPSEKNEFVSAYPPAA, from the coding sequence ATGAACGCCGTGCACGACAGCATGTCCCGCCAGGGCCTTTCCCGGCCGCGCGAGGGCCGGCTCCTCGCCGGTGTCGTCGCTGGACTGGCCCGCCGCTTCGGTATCGACCCGTGGCTGGCCCGCCTGCTCTTCGTGGTGGTCCTGCTGGCCATCCCGGGCAGCCAGATCCTGGTCTACCCGATCCTGTGGATCGTGATGCCGTCCGAGAAGAACGAGTTCGTCAGCGCGTACCCGCCGGCCGCCTGA
- a CDS encoding MFS transporter: MTVTAETPLRLLRAAAFRRYWSAQTVSLIGDQITLIAVPLLAVLAVGAGPEQMGYLTAAALLPNLFLSLPAGAWADRRHDKRKIMVVADVSRAALLLCVPVLWWAGQLTLPLLYAVTFLAGVFSLLFEVAHASLFATLVRRDDYVDANTLLNGSRAASFVAGPSLGGLLVQTLTAPVALIADVLTYLLSAVFLTRVRVDEPPAASGAEVKGMLAGVRFVLRSAVLRALLLGATTLNLFNYIFAALFVLYVTTELHVSPGALGVIIGLGSIGGLLGAAIAGPLSRRIGLGPAVLLGYLLFPAPLILVPAAAGPRWVIFAALFVAEFLAALGVMVLDITGGSAQTAATPHTMLAVVSGFKRTVNYGIRPIGALIGGGLGAALGVRESLWIATVGALLGALWIYFSPLRTMHDLPTTGAD, translated from the coding sequence ATGACCGTCACCGCCGAGACCCCGCTCCGGCTGCTGCGGGCGGCCGCGTTCCGCCGCTACTGGTCGGCGCAGACCGTCTCGCTCATCGGCGACCAGATCACCCTCATCGCCGTGCCGCTGCTCGCGGTCCTGGCCGTCGGGGCCGGCCCCGAGCAGATGGGCTACCTGACCGCGGCCGCGCTGCTGCCCAACCTGTTCCTCTCGCTGCCCGCCGGGGCCTGGGCCGACCGCCGCCACGACAAACGCAAGATCATGGTGGTGGCCGACGTCAGCCGCGCCGCCCTGCTGCTCTGCGTGCCCGTGCTGTGGTGGGCCGGCCAGCTCACGCTGCCCCTGCTCTACGCGGTGACGTTCCTGGCCGGCGTGTTCTCGCTGCTGTTCGAGGTCGCGCACGCCAGCCTGTTCGCCACGCTCGTGCGCCGCGACGACTACGTGGACGCCAACACGCTGCTCAACGGCAGCCGGGCGGCGTCGTTCGTGGCCGGCCCCAGCCTGGGCGGCCTGCTCGTGCAGACGCTGACCGCCCCGGTCGCGCTGATCGCCGACGTGCTGACCTACCTGCTGTCGGCCGTCTTCCTGACCCGGGTGCGGGTCGACGAGCCGCCCGCCGCGTCCGGCGCGGAGGTCAAAGGCATGCTTGCGGGCGTACGGTTCGTGCTCCGCTCGGCCGTGCTGCGGGCGCTGCTGCTCGGCGCGACCACGCTCAACCTCTTCAACTACATCTTCGCCGCCCTGTTCGTCCTCTACGTGACCACCGAACTGCACGTCTCGCCGGGCGCCCTCGGCGTGATCATCGGCCTGGGCTCGATCGGCGGTCTGCTCGGGGCCGCGATCGCCGGACCGCTCAGCCGCCGGATCGGGCTCGGACCGGCCGTGCTCCTGGGCTATCTGCTCTTCCCGGCCCCGCTGATCCTGGTGCCGGCGGCCGCGGGCCCGCGCTGGGTGATCTTCGCGGCCCTGTTCGTGGCCGAGTTCCTGGCCGCCCTGGGCGTCATGGTCCTCGACATCACCGGCGGCTCCGCGCAGACGGCGGCCACCCCGCACACGATGCTGGCCGTCGTGTCCGGCTTCAAACGCACCGTCAACTACGGCATCCGGCCGATCGGCGCGCTCATCGGCGGAGGACTGGGCGCGGCCCTCGGCGTACGGGAATCGCTATGGATCGCCACCGTGGGCGCGCTGCTCGGAGCATTGTGGATCTATTTCTCGCCGCTGCGGACGATGCACGACCTGCCCACCACCGGCGCGGACTGA
- a CDS encoding TetR/AcrR family transcriptional regulator, giving the protein MSVQERKERERAVRERLILATARELAEQQGWDAVTTRRLAERIEYSQPVLYSHFRGKREIIGAVALEGAAELAAALRAATAAADGPRARVAALAGAYLDFAARHPAVYDAMFQLDGGLAFAVEETPEPLKDAFAALLESLGEVAGEGVHPGLFTEVFWSALHGLATLTRAGRLPAEFAELRTELLVSRFAGS; this is encoded by the coding sequence ATGTCGGTACAGGAACGCAAAGAGCGGGAGCGGGCGGTCCGGGAGCGCCTGATCCTGGCCACGGCCCGCGAGCTGGCCGAGCAGCAGGGGTGGGACGCGGTCACCACCCGCCGGCTGGCCGAGCGCATCGAATACAGCCAGCCCGTCCTCTACAGCCACTTCCGTGGCAAACGCGAGATCATCGGCGCCGTCGCCCTCGAGGGGGCCGCCGAGCTGGCCGCTGCGTTGCGGGCCGCGACCGCCGCCGCGGACGGCCCGCGGGCCCGCGTGGCCGCCCTGGCCGGCGCCTATCTCGATTTCGCCGCCCGCCATCCGGCCGTCTACGACGCCATGTTCCAGCTCGACGGCGGCCTGGCGTTCGCTGTCGAGGAGACTCCGGAGCCGCTCAAGGACGCCTTCGCGGCGCTGCTGGAGAGCCTGGGTGAGGTCGCCGGCGAGGGGGTGCACCCGGGGTTGTTCACCGAGGTGTTCTGGTCGGCCCTGCACGGGCTGGCCACCCTGACCCGGGCCGGCCGGCTCCCGGCGGAGTTCGCCGAACTGCGGACGGAGCTGCTCGTGAGCCGATTCGCCGGGAGCTGA
- a CDS encoding redoxin family protein gives MKRRAVLFSAATVLLAAGCSSAPSSPPAFVEPAAVPTPVASADRTDVPVVVPAALKFSGKTLDGQAFDATTLAGKPTILWFWAPWCATCASEAQSVRDLQEEYGDKLSFLGIAGMGGNKDMHQFVKDLEVGNVTHLDDGAGKIWKKFKITEQSLYVVLDRDGEVRHTGYLDDLQLTGQVKALTA, from the coding sequence GTGAAGCGGCGCGCTGTTCTGTTCTCGGCGGCGACCGTGCTGCTCGCCGCCGGGTGCAGCAGCGCGCCCTCTTCGCCGCCGGCTTTCGTGGAGCCGGCAGCAGTCCCCACCCCCGTGGCTTCGGCGGACCGGACGGACGTCCCGGTCGTTGTCCCCGCGGCGCTCAAGTTCAGCGGCAAGACCCTCGACGGCCAGGCTTTCGACGCGACTACCCTGGCCGGCAAGCCCACCATCCTGTGGTTCTGGGCGCCCTGGTGCGCGACCTGCGCCAGCGAGGCCCAGAGCGTCCGCGACCTGCAGGAGGAGTACGGCGACAAGCTGTCGTTCCTGGGCATCGCGGGCATGGGCGGCAACAAGGACATGCACCAGTTCGTCAAGGATCTTGAGGTCGGCAACGTGACCCACCTCGACGACGGCGCCGGCAAGATCTGGAAGAAATTCAAGATCACCGAGCAGAGCCTGTACGTCGTGCTCGACCGCGACGGCGAGGTCCGGCACACGGGTTATCTGGACGACCTGCAGCTGACCGGCCAGGTGAAGGCGCTGACCGCCTGA
- a CDS encoding cytochrome c biogenesis CcdA family protein: MAGQLLLALTAGMLGAVNPCGFALLPAYLSVLVAAEPGRPVRAVGRALQAGAALALGYAVVFGAFGLVLTPIAGALQPRLPWLTVVLGLGLAALGGWLLAGRSLPSVTVRAPVLTGSTGSTVLFGMAYAVASLGCAVGPFLALVVSSLRAGSIGSGVALFFAYAGGMALVVSATAVAVALVRVSLLTRIRGLLGLVPRVGGAILVVCGLYVAYYGWYELRLAGDLRLAGTDPVINAAAVVQRWLSSVVAALGAWPFVVVVAIALLALVVLTKKRPARGGPFSSERVTDQEVRRPAGTR, from the coding sequence ATGGCCGGGCAGCTGCTGCTCGCGTTGACCGCCGGCATGCTCGGTGCGGTCAACCCGTGCGGCTTCGCGCTCCTGCCGGCGTATCTCTCGGTGCTCGTCGCGGCCGAACCGGGCCGTCCCGTCCGGGCCGTCGGGCGCGCGCTCCAGGCGGGCGCGGCCCTGGCGCTCGGCTACGCGGTCGTGTTCGGCGCGTTCGGCCTGGTGCTCACCCCGATCGCCGGCGCGCTGCAACCCCGCCTGCCCTGGCTGACCGTGGTGCTCGGCCTGGGGCTGGCTGCGCTCGGCGGGTGGCTGCTGGCCGGGCGCTCGTTACCGTCGGTCACCGTCCGCGCGCCGGTGCTGACCGGTTCGACCGGCTCGACCGTGCTCTTCGGGATGGCGTACGCGGTGGCCTCGCTGGGCTGCGCGGTCGGCCCGTTCCTGGCCCTCGTGGTGTCGAGCCTGCGGGCGGGTTCGATCGGCTCCGGCGTCGCGCTCTTTTTCGCGTACGCCGGAGGAATGGCCCTGGTGGTGAGCGCCACCGCGGTGGCCGTGGCGCTCGTACGGGTCTCGCTGCTCACCCGGATCCGGGGCCTGCTCGGGCTGGTGCCGCGCGTGGGCGGCGCGATCCTGGTCGTGTGCGGGCTCTACGTGGCCTACTACGGCTGGTACGAGTTGCGCCTGGCCGGCGATCTGCGGCTGGCCGGCACCGACCCGGTGATCAACGCGGCGGCCGTCGTGCAGCGGTGGCTCAGCTCGGTCGTCGCCGCCCTGGGCGCGTGGCCGTTCGTGGTCGTCGTCGCGATCGCGCTGCTCGCCCTGGTGGTGCTGACGAAGAAACGGCCCGCACGAGGCGGGCCGTTCTCCAGCGAAAGGGTTACGGATCAGGAGGTCAGGCGGCCGGCGGGTACGCGCTGA
- a CDS encoding glycoside hydrolase family 6 protein has protein sequence MRPVLIRGLTAAAAASLVTGVGVFAATSASAAAGCRVDYSANSWSTGFTGTVNVTNLGDPISGGWRVTWAFAGNQQITQGWSATITQSGQNVTATNPSWAGSLPTNGSASFGFNASYSGTNANPATFSLNGVACTGATGPTTPPPTGGPTTPPPTTPPPTTPPPTTPPPTTGKVDNPYAGAKGYVNPEWKAKADAEPGGSRVSNNPTAVWLDRIAAIEGTDDSSSNGSMGLRDHLDAAVAQGAGYIQLVIYNLPGRDCAALASNGELGPNDLPRYKAEYIDPIAAIQSDAKYRSLRIINIVEIDSLPNLVTNTSGQAGGTATCDTMKANGGYVQGIGYALNKLGALPNTYNYVDAAHHGWIGWDSNFGPTADIMLEAARASGNVSNVTGFITNTANYSALREPFVQPTTQVGGQSVRQSKWIDWNQYTDELSFAQAFRNKLVSVGFNSNIGMLIDTSRNGWGGSARPTAASTSTNIDTFVNESRIDRRIHAGNWCNQSGAGLGERPTAAPASGIDAYVWVKPPGESDGSSKLIPNDEGKGFDRMCDPTYTGNARNGNSMSGALPDAPISGAWFSAQFRQLMANAYPAL, from the coding sequence ATGAGACCTGTCCTCATCCGCGGCCTGACCGCGGCCGCCGCCGCTTCGCTCGTCACGGGGGTGGGCGTCTTCGCCGCCACCAGCGCGAGCGCCGCGGCCGGCTGCCGGGTCGACTACTCCGCCAACAGCTGGAGCACCGGCTTCACCGGCACGGTCAACGTGACCAACCTCGGTGACCCGATCTCCGGTGGCTGGCGGGTGACCTGGGCCTTCGCCGGCAACCAGCAGATCACCCAGGGCTGGAGCGCCACGATCACCCAGTCCGGCCAGAACGTGACGGCGACCAACCCGTCCTGGGCGGGCTCGCTCCCGACCAACGGCAGCGCGAGCTTCGGCTTCAACGCCAGCTACTCGGGCACCAACGCCAACCCCGCGACGTTCTCGCTCAACGGCGTGGCCTGCACCGGCGCCACCGGCCCGACGACCCCGCCGCCGACCGGCGGCCCGACCACCCCGCCGCCGACCACGCCGCCCCCGACCACGCCGCCGCCGACGACCCCGCCGCCGACGACCGGCAAGGTGGACAACCCGTACGCGGGTGCCAAGGGCTACGTCAACCCGGAGTGGAAGGCCAAGGCCGACGCCGAGCCCGGCGGCAGCCGCGTCTCGAACAACCCGACCGCCGTCTGGCTGGACCGGATCGCCGCGATCGAGGGCACCGACGACAGCAGCTCCAACGGCTCGATGGGCTTGCGCGACCACCTGGACGCCGCTGTCGCCCAGGGCGCCGGCTACATCCAGCTCGTCATCTACAACCTGCCCGGCCGCGACTGCGCCGCGCTCGCCTCGAACGGTGAGCTGGGCCCGAACGACCTGCCGCGCTACAAGGCCGAGTACATCGACCCGATCGCCGCGATCCAGTCCGACGCCAAGTACCGCAGCCTGCGGATCATCAACATCGTCGAGATCGACTCGCTGCCGAACCTGGTCACCAACACCTCCGGCCAGGCCGGCGGCACGGCGACCTGCGACACGATGAAGGCCAACGGCGGATACGTGCAGGGCATCGGCTACGCGCTCAACAAGCTCGGCGCGCTGCCCAACACCTACAACTACGTCGACGCCGCGCACCACGGCTGGATCGGCTGGGACTCGAACTTCGGCCCCACCGCCGACATCATGCTCGAGGCCGCCCGTGCCTCCGGCAACGTCAGCAACGTCACCGGCTTCATCACCAACACGGCCAACTACTCGGCCCTGCGGGAGCCCTTCGTGCAGCCGACCACCCAGGTCGGTGGCCAGAGCGTGCGGCAGTCGAAGTGGATCGACTGGAACCAGTACACCGATGAGCTGAGCTTCGCCCAGGCCTTCCGCAACAAGCTGGTCTCGGTCGGCTTCAACTCGAACATCGGCATGCTGATCGACACCAGCCGTAACGGCTGGGGTGGCTCGGCCCGCCCGACGGCGGCCAGCACCTCGACGAACATCGACACCTTCGTCAACGAGTCGCGCATCGACCGCCGGATCCACGCCGGCAACTGGTGCAACCAGTCCGGTGCGGGCCTGGGCGAGCGCCCGACCGCGGCCCCGGCCAGCGGCATCGACGCGTACGTCTGGGTCAAGCCCCCGGGTGAGTCGGACGGCTCGTCCAAGCTGATCCCGAACGACGAGGGCAAGGGCTTCGACCGGATGTGCGACCCGACCTACACCGGTAACGCCCGCAACGGCAACAGCATGAGTGGCGCCCTGCCCGACGCGCCGATCTCCGGCGCCTGGTTCTCGGCGCAGTTCCGCCAGCTGATGGCCAACGCCTACCCGGCGCTGTAA
- a CDS encoding DUF1772 domain-containing protein, whose translation MLGTLQVVTVVSVGLMVGVELAVALVLNRILDALPGDAGQLGRAHGGRMLGAAMPVWYISSLALVVIWAAAGWGDAGTGLVVTAGALLIVSVIMSVLLLVPINNLSKTWTPENRPADWKQQMNRWDRFHYLRVAVIVGAFTLLVVALV comes from the coding sequence ATGCTCGGCACACTTCAAGTAGTCACCGTCGTGAGCGTCGGCCTGATGGTGGGGGTCGAACTCGCCGTCGCCCTCGTCCTCAACCGGATCCTCGACGCGCTCCCCGGCGACGCCGGTCAGCTCGGCCGCGCGCACGGCGGCCGGATGCTCGGGGCCGCGATGCCGGTCTGGTACATCAGCTCGCTCGCCCTCGTCGTGATCTGGGCGGCCGCCGGCTGGGGCGACGCCGGCACCGGCCTCGTCGTCACCGCGGGCGCGCTGCTGATCGTCAGCGTGATCATGTCGGTGCTGCTGCTCGTCCCGATCAACAACCTGAGCAAGACGTGGACCCCGGAGAACCGGCCCGCCGACTGGAAGCAGCAGATGAACCGCTGGGATCGCTTCCATTACCTCCGTGTCGCGGTCATCGTCGGCGCGTTCACCCTGCTCGTGGTGGCTCTGGTCTAG
- a CDS encoding PP2C family protein-serine/threonine phosphatase, whose amino-acid sequence MDITKVGWTTAGRRLTAAAGSVVGERYDTNYDVVHLDPGGPLAVVADGMGDGPGSTVAGSTAVEVFVREAAVGDGAASLRAAVARAQESVRGAGRTLAGLTGCTLTALVAAGDASAWIVQLGDSRAYRLRDGLLDLLTVDHTIAWVGLLHGWFAHDSAEAATARYRLTRYAGHPDGPEPDLINVTLQPGDVYLLCTDGVSDQLTYENLTRVLANDDPGAAVHALLEDSLTAGGRDNATAVVVRVERTV is encoded by the coding sequence GTGGACATCACCAAGGTCGGTTGGACCACTGCCGGTCGTCGCCTCACCGCGGCGGCCGGCAGTGTCGTGGGGGAGCGGTACGACACCAACTACGACGTGGTGCACCTCGACCCGGGAGGCCCGCTGGCGGTGGTGGCCGACGGCATGGGTGACGGCCCGGGCAGCACGGTGGCCGGCAGTACGGCAGTCGAGGTCTTCGTGCGCGAGGCCGCGGTGGGTGACGGCGCGGCCTCGCTGCGGGCCGCGGTGGCCCGGGCCCAGGAGTCCGTACGGGGGGCCGGGCGCACGCTGGCCGGGCTGACCGGCTGCACGCTGACCGCGCTCGTGGCGGCCGGGGACGCCTCCGCCTGGATCGTGCAGCTGGGCGACTCCCGCGCCTACCGGCTGCGCGACGGCCTGCTCGACCTGCTCACCGTCGACCACACGATCGCCTGGGTGGGCCTGCTGCACGGCTGGTTCGCCCACGACTCGGCCGAGGCGGCCACCGCCCGCTACCGCCTGACCCGCTACGCCGGGCACCCCGACGGCCCCGAGCCCGATCTGATCAACGTGACCCTGCAGCCCGGCGACGTCTATCTGCTCTGCACCGACGGCGTTTCCGACCAGCTCACGTACGAGAATCTGACCCGGGTGCTGGCCAACGACGACCCCGGCGCCGCCGTGCACGCCCTGCTCGAGGACTCCCTGACCGCCGGTGGCCGCGACAACGCCACGGCGGTCGTCGTCCGCGTGGAGCGCACCGTCTAG
- a CDS encoding ferric reductase-like transmembrane domain-containing protein — MSVIAAIWAVAMMTKPGRIGYVYVFTYTEYYVGVITLVSLSITIMIGLVSTDRLVLSIRQRVLLQSAHRTTGVIAVTALFLHVWMKIVEKHASVIDAFIPFLYQGDKRVWIGFGTISGWVMILVMWTGIMRSRFIGRGSPWMWRGIHSISYLIWPTALMHGLSAGRPAATWVVVSYIVCVLGVLVGLAVRLSVSLNRNKDFSSTAAPGGLKPVGSLVPTSSPAAKRPGRRERAAPVEPERLGPVAVVDTFQPVEVMAPPVAPPPAGDLVAPRPRQARAETFDEPTGMMPRYEQDERRGRGRRVEDEIEYDEPRGRRYPGEDTSTRMRRSELEETGTRMRRSELEETGTRMRRPELEDTNTRMRRVEMDGFEDTGTRMRRPDFEDTQTRMRRVEMEDTGTRMRRPDFEDTQTRMRRVEMDGYAEPGYDEPAPRRRRYADDDDEPPRSRRRGDMPFYEEPPRSSRHADSYDEVPRQRGRYDDDAPPPRRSRSESRYDRETEDAPRARRDRGADISGADSGRHSRSGFVDLADDPTYMEPDETPTLVDMASRRARREQQDSGRVQAGRGARRGGRGRVEDEADDGYWSQLRGEAN; from the coding sequence GTGAGCGTGATCGCCGCCATCTGGGCGGTCGCGATGATGACCAAGCCCGGTCGCATCGGCTATGTGTACGTCTTCACCTACACCGAGTACTACGTCGGCGTGATCACGCTCGTGTCCCTGTCCATCACGATCATGATCGGCCTGGTCTCCACCGACCGGCTGGTCCTCTCGATCCGCCAACGCGTGCTCCTGCAGTCCGCGCACCGCACCACCGGCGTCATCGCGGTCACCGCGCTCTTCCTGCACGTCTGGATGAAGATCGTCGAGAAGCACGCCTCGGTCATCGACGCGTTCATCCCGTTCCTCTACCAGGGCGACAAGCGGGTGTGGATCGGCTTCGGCACGATCTCCGGCTGGGTCATGATCCTGGTGATGTGGACGGGCATCATGCGTTCGCGGTTCATCGGCCGGGGCAGCCCCTGGATGTGGCGGGGCATCCACTCGATCTCGTACCTGATCTGGCCGACCGCCCTGATGCACGGTCTCAGCGCCGGCCGGCCCGCGGCCACCTGGGTCGTCGTCAGCTACATCGTCTGTGTGCTGGGCGTGCTGGTCGGCCTGGCCGTCCGCCTCTCCGTCTCGCTCAACCGCAACAAGGACTTCTCCTCGACCGCCGCGCCGGGCGGCCTGAAGCCGGTCGGCTCGCTGGTGCCCACCAGTTCGCCGGCCGCGAAGCGCCCCGGCCGCCGCGAGCGGGCCGCGCCCGTCGAGCCCGAGCGACTGGGCCCGGTCGCCGTGGTCGACACGTTCCAGCCGGTCGAGGTCATGGCCCCGCCGGTCGCCCCGCCGCCCGCCGGTGACCTGGTCGCCCCGCGCCCGCGCCAGGCCCGCGCGGAGACGTTCGACGAGCCCACCGGCATGATGCCGCGCTACGAGCAGGACGAGCGCCGCGGCCGCGGCCGCCGCGTCGAGGACGAGATCGAGTACGACGAGCCGCGCGGCCGCCGCTACCCGGGCGAGGACACCAGCACCCGGATGCGCCGCTCCGAGCTGGAGGAGACCGGCACGCGGATGCGCCGCTCCGAGCTGGAGGAGACCGGCACGCGGATGCGCCGCCCCGAGCTGGAGGACACGAACACCCGCATGCGCCGGGTCGAGATGGACGGCTTCGAGGACACCGGCACCCGGATGCGCCGGCCCGACTTCGAGGACACGCAGACCCGGATGCGCCGGGTCGAGATGGAGGACACCGGCACCCGGATGCGCCGGCCCGACTTCGAGGACACGCAGACCCGGATGCGGCGCGTCGAGATGGACGGCTACGCGGAACCCGGCTACGACGAGCCCGCTCCCCGCCGCCGCCGTTACGCCGACGACGATGACGAGCCGCCGCGCTCGCGCCGCCGCGGTGACATGCCGTTCTACGAGGAGCCGCCGCGCTCCAGCCGCCACGCCGACTCCTACGACGAGGTGCCCCGCCAGCGCGGCCGCTACGACGACGACGCCCCGCCGCCCCGGCGGTCGCGCTCGGAGTCCCGCTACGACCGGGAGACCGAGGATGCGCCCCGGGCTCGGCGCGACCGGGGCGCAGACATCTCAGGCGCCGATTCAGGGCGGCACAGCCGCAGCGGGTTCGTCGATCTCGCCGACGACCCGACGTACATGGAGCCCGACGAGACGCCGACCCTGGTCGACATGGCGTCCCGGCGAGCCCGGCGGGAGCAGCAGGATTCCGGACGCGTCCAGGCGGGCAGGGGAGCCCGCCGCGGTGGGCGCGGCCGGGTGGAGGACGAGGCTGACGACGGTTACTGGTCGCAGCTGCGAGGGGAAGCGAATTGA